The following coding sequences are from one Streptomyces sp. NBC_00536 window:
- a CDS encoding DUF1998 domain-containing protein, which translates to MTLPTPRTRRRGVPADPIATARRIGEVRRAQLVTTYGVGAVIAVDNESFLIRGIDSWNIDDAPVVQERRLARKLKVKNFRLPPATDPDMARDGVRATRFPLMYSCPDCRTLQPFRKFNPPAGKAECSTCQESLVPSRFVMACARGHLEDFPYWKWVHRSTDRTGGASCGGELRFHSDGTTASLRAVRVGCSCGAPEVSMEGSFRRQALRELGIGCGGRRPWLKDAPAESCTEPPRTLQRGSSSVWFPVMHSALSIPPWSEGIYKITADVYEDLKDETPEDIRTYLRMAKTLASHPQYTADEVIACIEHWRTQDSEPETDDFHAELYRDEYDSLRRPYPERSDALDQDFVCEAPTESIEPLRDAHGLAQVMLLKRLREVRALQSFRRVEEPSPADSHLRRSAISLTKPTWLPAFQVRGEGVFIRLDDERLRAWEEHPGQIARAGRIRLNHEQLLRRRIGDSGKPVPRSQATPRFVLLHTLAHVLINEWSLDGGYPAAALRERLYSDDEMAGILIYTATSDSAGSLGGIVAQGDPGRLDATLRSALHRAGWCSNDPLCMESEASGADGLNLAACHTCVLLPETSCENNNILLDRATLLGSPDARVPGFFTL; encoded by the coding sequence ATGACTCTCCCCACTCCCCGCACCCGACGTCGCGGAGTCCCCGCCGACCCGATCGCCACGGCGCGCCGCATCGGCGAGGTGCGACGCGCGCAGCTCGTCACCACCTACGGCGTGGGCGCCGTGATCGCGGTGGACAACGAGTCGTTCCTCATCCGCGGCATCGACTCGTGGAACATCGATGATGCCCCTGTTGTCCAAGAGCGCCGACTGGCCCGGAAGTTGAAGGTCAAGAACTTCCGACTTCCACCGGCCACCGATCCCGACATGGCGAGGGACGGCGTGCGGGCGACCCGCTTCCCTCTCATGTACTCGTGCCCCGATTGCCGCACTCTCCAGCCGTTCCGCAAGTTCAATCCACCCGCCGGCAAGGCCGAGTGCTCGACCTGCCAGGAGAGCCTCGTCCCGTCCCGTTTTGTCATGGCCTGCGCCCGCGGCCATCTTGAGGACTTCCCGTACTGGAAGTGGGTGCACCGCAGCACCGATCGCACCGGTGGCGCGAGTTGTGGCGGCGAACTCCGTTTTCACTCCGACGGGACGACCGCCTCGCTGCGCGCCGTGCGCGTCGGGTGCAGCTGCGGCGCTCCCGAGGTGTCCATGGAGGGGTCGTTCCGGCGGCAGGCCCTCAGGGAACTCGGCATCGGCTGCGGTGGCCGCCGCCCGTGGCTGAAGGACGCGCCGGCCGAGAGCTGCACCGAACCGCCGCGGACGCTCCAGCGCGGTTCCTCCTCCGTGTGGTTCCCCGTCATGCACTCGGCCCTGTCGATCCCGCCGTGGAGCGAAGGCATCTACAAGATCACCGCGGATGTCTATGAGGATCTCAAGGACGAGACCCCGGAGGACATCCGCACCTATCTGCGGATGGCCAAGACCCTCGCGTCCCACCCCCAGTACACCGCCGACGAGGTGATCGCCTGCATCGAGCACTGGCGGACGCAGGATTCGGAGCCGGAGACGGACGACTTCCACGCCGAGCTGTACCGGGACGAATACGACAGCCTGCGCCGACCGTACCCCGAGCGGAGCGACGCCCTCGATCAGGATTTCGTCTGCGAGGCCCCCACCGAGTCCATCGAGCCGTTGCGCGACGCGCACGGTCTGGCACAGGTCATGCTGCTCAAGCGGTTGCGCGAGGTGCGCGCCCTCCAGTCGTTCCGCCGGGTGGAGGAACCGAGTCCGGCGGACTCCCACCTTCGCCGTTCGGCGATCTCGCTGACCAAGCCGACCTGGCTTCCCGCCTTCCAGGTGCGCGGTGAAGGCGTGTTCATCCGCTTGGACGACGAGCGACTGCGGGCGTGGGAGGAACACCCCGGGCAGATCGCCCGAGCCGGCCGGATCCGGCTGAACCACGAACAGCTGCTGCGCCGCCGCATCGGCGACTCGGGCAAGCCCGTTCCCCGGTCGCAGGCCACACCGCGCTTCGTACTCCTGCACACCCTCGCCCACGTTCTGATCAACGAGTGGAGTCTGGACGGTGGATATCCGGCGGCCGCCCTCCGAGAGCGGCTCTACTCGGACGACGAGATGGCGGGCATTTTGATCTACACGGCCACGAGCGACTCGGCCGGCAGCCTCGGCGGCATCGTCGCCCAAGGCGATCCGGGACGCCTCGACGCCACCCTGCGGTCGGCCCTGCACCGGGCCGGTTGGTGCTCCAACGATCCGCTGTGCATGGAGTCCGAGGCGAGCGGCGCCGACGGCCTGAACCTCGCCGCCTGCCACACCTGCGTCCTGCTTCCGGAGACCAGCTGCGAGAACAACAACATTCTGCTGGACCGCGCCACCCTGCTCGGTTCACCGGACGCGCGGGTGCCCGGTTTCTTCACCCTGTGA
- a CDS encoding helicase-related protein has product MNDSRHAAHYRVRDSLVESLRTDLLGPVGGEEEILQDDAPITVYPVGVLFPRPKPQDEAAELPEPQAAQDGQDTPSVPARGGREEDVTDLGVSLAHVRMPSSLGLTFAVDPTVSRRIRFTVRAAVYLPQDPAGNPVAARRTEARSTKAQDEHWRRVPLRPEPVVVDVTVPGSLPPVTLHEPGLELRVLVRPPTASDGSVSVTATVVNSLQVGMYDLRDAHCFYQPVMEVTAEESGLAPFVARRTGSRAVDPEQALSRLLHRHAPSFATGHGCAAAWDWTPSALGATSVDRAAVAALRTEFVPSHEVLLTDSNPGIEDDALTMRELGSAPAERVVEALSRLLDGYQEWITAREAQAAGLAGTEHEETAREQLRLCARALTRMRAGVALLADRDRPEILRAFQLANSAMADQRARTSWIKAGKPDAPDPGAGRWRPFQVSFVLLCLAGIVDPGHEDREVSDLLWFPTGGGKTEAYLGLIAFTTFLRRLRDGAAGAGVTVLMRYTLRLLTLQQFERAAALICAMERLRAADPDALGQEEISIGMWVGRSATPNTLEVAAAKLVELQANPLKSIQTENPVQLRNCPWCGESLTPSDYAVDPDAVRMRIRCPAPSCDFHSGLPVHLVDEAVYHARPTLVIATVDKFASMPWRPATAALFNRDRFDGTRPPELIVQDELHLISGPLGTLTGLYETAVDALAGRPKVIASTATIRRADEQGTRLFARDVHQFPPAGLDSRDTWFSVETPREGKATRRYVGLLTSSTSQSTLLIRVYASLLHRAMACDAPPEVKDAYWTLVGYFNSLRLLSSAELQVLDDVHDRLEHLAARDGVKSRRADAVRELSSRVNAGDISKRLKEMERSLPSGDVLDVLLATNMISVGVDVDRLGLMAVMGQPQTTAEYIQATSRVGRQHPGLVAVMLNSTRSRDRSHYEDFQHFHSALYREVESTSVTPFSLRARDRGLHGVIVALARLLLPAARPNEAAADIEDFVDELESRVRPILLDRVRGVEPDELDATTRAFDGFVTEWRDQAAVRPNLVYEAGRASRAPALLHGYDEASLGTPGRATLWSLRDVDASSTFFEER; this is encoded by the coding sequence ATGAACGATTCACGCCACGCGGCCCACTATCGGGTTCGGGATTCCCTCGTGGAATCACTGCGCACGGACCTCTTGGGACCTGTGGGGGGCGAAGAGGAGATCCTCCAGGACGACGCGCCGATCACCGTGTATCCGGTCGGTGTGCTGTTCCCCCGCCCGAAGCCACAGGACGAGGCGGCGGAGCTGCCGGAGCCCCAGGCCGCACAGGACGGACAGGACACCCCGTCCGTACCCGCTCGGGGCGGTCGTGAGGAGGATGTCACCGATCTCGGGGTCTCCCTGGCCCACGTACGCATGCCGTCCTCGCTCGGACTGACCTTCGCCGTCGATCCCACCGTGTCCCGTCGCATCCGCTTCACCGTCCGGGCCGCCGTCTACCTTCCGCAGGATCCGGCCGGAAACCCGGTGGCCGCGCGACGCACCGAGGCGCGCAGCACCAAGGCCCAGGACGAGCACTGGCGTCGTGTGCCGCTCCGCCCGGAACCCGTCGTCGTGGACGTGACCGTGCCGGGCTCCCTCCCTCCCGTCACACTGCACGAACCTGGCCTGGAATTGCGGGTGTTGGTCCGCCCCCCGACAGCGTCGGACGGTTCGGTCTCCGTGACGGCCACCGTCGTCAACAGCCTCCAGGTCGGCATGTACGACCTGCGGGACGCCCACTGCTTCTACCAGCCGGTGATGGAGGTGACCGCGGAGGAGTCGGGCCTGGCGCCCTTCGTGGCACGCCGCACCGGCTCTCGCGCGGTCGATCCGGAGCAGGCCCTCAGTCGCCTGCTGCACCGGCACGCGCCGAGCTTCGCCACGGGTCACGGCTGCGCCGCGGCCTGGGACTGGACCCCGTCCGCTCTGGGCGCAACGAGCGTCGACCGGGCGGCCGTGGCAGCCCTGCGGACCGAGTTCGTACCGTCGCACGAGGTGCTCCTGACCGATTCCAACCCCGGAATCGAGGATGACGCCCTCACCATGCGCGAACTGGGCAGCGCCCCGGCCGAGCGGGTGGTGGAAGCCCTGAGCCGCCTGCTGGACGGCTACCAGGAGTGGATCACCGCGCGGGAGGCGCAAGCGGCCGGACTCGCGGGCACGGAGCACGAGGAGACGGCCCGGGAGCAGCTGCGGTTGTGTGCGCGTGCGCTGACCCGGATGCGGGCGGGGGTGGCACTGTTGGCGGACCGCGACCGGCCGGAGATCCTCCGGGCATTCCAGCTGGCGAACAGCGCCATGGCCGACCAGCGGGCCAGGACCTCGTGGATCAAGGCCGGGAAGCCGGACGCACCCGATCCGGGCGCGGGGAGGTGGCGTCCGTTCCAGGTGTCGTTCGTCCTGTTGTGCCTGGCGGGGATCGTGGATCCCGGGCACGAGGACCGCGAGGTGTCGGACCTGTTGTGGTTCCCGACCGGTGGCGGCAAGACGGAGGCCTACCTGGGCCTGATCGCCTTCACCACCTTCTTGCGGCGTCTGCGTGACGGAGCGGCAGGGGCGGGGGTGACCGTGCTCATGCGCTACACCCTGCGTCTCCTCACCCTCCAGCAGTTCGAGCGCGCCGCGGCCCTGATCTGTGCCATGGAGCGCCTGCGTGCGGCGGATCCCGACGCTCTAGGACAGGAGGAGATCTCCATCGGCATGTGGGTGGGACGGTCGGCGACGCCCAACACACTGGAGGTCGCCGCGGCCAAGCTCGTCGAACTCCAGGCGAATCCGCTGAAGTCGATCCAGACGGAGAATCCCGTACAGCTGCGCAACTGTCCGTGGTGCGGCGAGTCGTTGACGCCGTCCGACTACGCCGTCGATCCGGACGCGGTACGGATGCGCATCCGCTGCCCCGCACCCTCCTGCGATTTCCATTCCGGCCTGCCGGTGCACCTCGTCGACGAGGCCGTCTACCACGCCCGCCCCACCTTGGTCATCGCCACCGTCGACAAGTTCGCGTCCATGCCCTGGCGTCCCGCGACGGCCGCACTGTTCAACCGGGACCGTTTCGACGGCACCCGTCCCCCCGAACTGATCGTGCAGGACGAACTGCACCTGATCTCGGGACCGCTCGGCACACTGACGGGTCTCTACGAGACGGCCGTGGACGCCCTCGCGGGCCGTCCGAAGGTCATCGCCTCGACGGCGACCATCCGCCGGGCCGACGAGCAGGGAACCCGACTCTTCGCGCGCGACGTGCACCAGTTCCCGCCCGCGGGGCTGGACTCCCGCGACACGTGGTTCTCGGTGGAGACTCCCCGTGAGGGCAAGGCGACGCGTCGCTACGTCGGCCTGCTCACGTCGAGCACCAGCCAGTCGACCCTGCTGATCCGCGTGTACGCGTCCCTCCTGCACCGCGCCATGGCCTGTGACGCACCACCGGAGGTGAAGGACGCCTACTGGACCCTGGTCGGGTACTTCAACAGCCTGCGCCTGCTGTCCTCGGCGGAACTCCAGGTGCTCGACGACGTCCACGACCGCCTGGAGCACCTGGCGGCCCGCGACGGCGTCAAGTCACGACGCGCCGACGCGGTGCGGGAGTTGAGCAGCCGGGTGAATGCCGGTGACATCTCCAAGCGACTCAAGGAGATGGAGCGCTCCCTGCCTTCCGGCGACGTCCTGGACGTCCTCCTCGCCACCAACATGATCTCCGTCGGCGTGGACGTCGACCGTCTCGGATTGATGGCGGTCATGGGCCAGCCACAGACGACCGCCGAGTACATCCAGGCGACGAGCCGCGTCGGCCGTCAACACCCGGGGCTGGTCGCCGTGATGCTCAACTCCACCCGCTCACGCGACCGTTCGCACTACGAGGACTTCCAACACTTCCACTCCGCCCTCTACCGCGAGGTCGAGTCCACGAGCGTGACGCCCTTCTCGCTGCGGGCACGCGACCGGGGCCTGCACGGCGTGATCGTGGCGTTGGCCCGGCTCCTGCTCCCCGCCGCCCGTCCGAACGAGGCGGCCGCGGACATCGAGGACTTCGTGGACGAACTGGAGTCACGCGTACGCCCGATCCTTCTGGACCGTGTCCGCGGTGTCGAACCCGACGAACTCGACGCCACCACTCGCGCCTTCGACGGGTTCGTCACCGAGTGGCGGGACCAGGCCGCGGTCCGGCCGAACCTCGTCTACGAGGCGGGACGCGCCAGCCGGGCCCCCGCCCTCCTGCACGGCTACGACGAGGCCTCGTTGGGCACCCCCGGGCGGGCGACCCTGTGGAGCCTGCGCGACGTCGACGCCTCGTCCACCTTCTTCGAGGAGCGCTGA
- a CDS encoding UvrD-helicase domain-containing protein, translating into MTSPVLAEHRLTTEQRSVVDQPWDARVLVTAGAGAGKTHTLVRRLDALVGREELEAGEILVLSFSRAAVRELTERIERYAGAARRVRAQTFDSWASSLLNRAYPDTDWSAYTFDERIESATDAIDRGAVEVGEQGAPAHVVIDEVQDLVGVRRDMVESLLDRFQENSGFTVVGDAAQAVYGFQVSDPDQRAEETNRFLDWVRASFGEDLIELHLEDNFRARTEAARVALPFGVPLQRLPRDPAEAASEAERIHGDLRARLLDAPNFGSLEDEYVRASLRDYPGSTAVLCRDNGQALTLSGLLSDAEVPHTLQRSARERSAPPWMTGLLASTDASVLGRERFDELLTDLRLPADVSPESLWRSIRKVARGPRASIDVTALHRAVAEGRLPDELTAPQASPLVVSTVHRAKGLEFDRVLLVEPSLLKEPRRVVKKRYDYDPAAEARLLYVAMTRARDDLYLFDAPNCWMVRKDRRLDRWYLGGRSTWARNGIESLARDVCHEQPPGVEDVGTDPAALLTHLRDGVTPGAPAELLLLHGIPVAADQSPPYAVVVDGRRVAVVSERFRTDLHRLLRRTVHSPVDRWPPLITGLRIDGVESVAGTPAATERAGLGPHGVWLAPRLCGLGRFDWNEHEASGHAGSEGEEA; encoded by the coding sequence ATGACCTCACCCGTTCTGGCTGAACACCGCCTCACCACCGAACAGCGGTCCGTGGTGGACCAGCCGTGGGACGCCCGTGTGCTCGTCACCGCCGGCGCCGGCGCCGGCAAGACCCACACGCTGGTGCGACGGCTCGATGCCCTCGTCGGGCGGGAGGAGTTGGAGGCCGGAGAGATCCTCGTGCTCAGCTTCTCGCGTGCCGCGGTGCGCGAGCTGACCGAGCGGATCGAACGGTACGCCGGCGCCGCACGCCGGGTCCGGGCCCAGACCTTCGACTCGTGGGCCTCGTCCCTGCTGAACCGCGCTTATCCCGACACGGACTGGAGCGCGTACACCTTCGACGAGCGCATCGAATCCGCCACCGACGCCATCGACCGGGGTGCGGTCGAGGTGGGTGAGCAGGGCGCGCCGGCCCATGTGGTCATCGACGAGGTCCAGGACCTCGTCGGGGTCCGCCGGGACATGGTCGAGTCGCTGCTCGACCGGTTCCAGGAGAACAGCGGCTTCACCGTCGTCGGTGACGCGGCGCAGGCGGTCTACGGGTTCCAGGTGTCCGACCCGGATCAGCGCGCGGAGGAGACGAACAGGTTCCTCGACTGGGTACGGGCGAGTTTCGGCGAGGACCTGATCGAACTGCACCTGGAGGACAACTTCCGCGCCCGCACCGAGGCGGCCCGGGTCGCCCTGCCGTTCGGTGTGCCCCTTCAGCGTCTGCCCCGTGACCCGGCCGAGGCTGCGAGCGAGGCGGAGCGGATCCACGGCGACCTGCGGGCGCGGCTCCTGGATGCGCCGAACTTCGGCAGCCTGGAGGACGAGTACGTACGTGCCTCACTACGGGACTACCCCGGCAGTACCGCCGTGTTGTGCCGGGACAACGGCCAGGCCCTGACGCTCTCCGGACTGCTTTCCGACGCCGAGGTCCCGCACACGTTGCAACGCTCCGCGAGGGAACGCTCGGCGCCTCCGTGGATGACGGGCCTGCTCGCCTCGACGGACGCCTCTGTGCTGGGCCGGGAGCGCTTCGACGAACTGCTGACGGACCTGCGCCTGCCGGCCGACGTCTCGCCCGAGTCACTGTGGCGCTCCATCCGGAAGGTCGCCCGCGGACCCCGCGCCTCGATCGACGTCACTGCCTTGCACCGCGCCGTGGCCGAAGGCCGGCTGCCCGACGAACTGACCGCACCGCAGGCCTCGCCCCTGGTCGTCTCCACCGTGCACCGCGCGAAGGGCCTCGAATTCGACCGGGTGCTGCTGGTCGAACCGAGCCTGCTCAAGGAGCCTCGACGGGTGGTGAAGAAGCGGTACGACTACGATCCCGCCGCCGAGGCCCGCCTGCTCTACGTGGCCATGACCCGTGCCCGGGACGATCTGTACCTGTTCGACGCGCCCAATTGCTGGATGGTGCGCAAGGACCGCCGGCTCGATCGCTGGTACCTCGGCGGGCGCAGCACGTGGGCCCGCAACGGGATCGAGTCGCTCGCCCGGGACGTGTGCCACGAGCAACCTCCGGGGGTGGAGGACGTCGGGACGGACCCGGCTGCGTTGCTGACACATCTGCGGGACGGCGTCACTCCTGGTGCCCCGGCCGAATTGCTGCTCCTCCACGGCATCCCGGTCGCGGCCGACCAGTCACCGCCGTACGCGGTGGTGGTCGACGGGCGTCGGGTCGCCGTGGTGTCGGAGCGGTTCCGCACCGATCTGCACCGCTTGCTGCGACGCACGGTCCACTCCCCGGTGGACCGGTGGCCGCCGTTGATCACAGGGCTGCGCATCGACGGGGTGGAGAGCGTCGCGGGCACCCCGGCGGCGACGGAGCGGGCCGGTCTCGGCCCGCACGGAGTGTGGTTGGCGCCGCGGCTGTGCGGCCTGGGGCGATTCGACTGGAACGAGCACGAGGCATCCGGCCACGCCGGGAGCGAGGGGGAGGAAGCATGA